In one Magallana gigas chromosome 9, xbMagGiga1.1, whole genome shotgun sequence genomic region, the following are encoded:
- the LOC117691348 gene encoding putative leucine-rich repeat-containing protein DDB_G0290503 — protein MSEKVNKNKTKKRKNSNNINISGESESKVHVSTSQSEIPRIHNGNGNMEPHLINNVCNPGFNPGFVNQSTPAPQNQFVPYSPQAPQGQFAGFVSPIQNLPNVDIRESLKNMCDKLEQMSLKLSKLDTIDNRLSDLERNMRSVNTDVQEMKTKVRDMDNSMTFMNSHYEEQKCEIKVIKESMANFNEQSNQIMNNNSEILDTVRTLNGELKELKERHIDLQTRSMRDNLIFDGIQEQTEEVTEEVLKTFIQKEMNISDDLPFHRVHRMGKRIPGKHRPIVAKFVLFKDREKVRRAAPSTLRNKPYGVNEQFPREINERRKQLYPHFKTAKQQGKRASMVADKLFVDGRQVHVQFTEPKAPETRRHDPNAAQPRAREQKSRNATAQR, from the coding sequence ATGAGTGAAAAGGTTAACAAAAACAAGACAAAGAAGAGGAAAAACAGCAATAACATTAATATAAGTGGTGAGAGTGAAAGCAAAGTACACGTGAGTACATCTCAATCAGAAATCCCAAGAATTCATAACGGTAACGGTAACATGGAGCCACACTTGATAAACAACGTGTGTAATCCTGGTTTCAATCCTGGATTTGTAAACCAATCTACCCCAGCCCCCCAGAATCAGTTTGTACCATATAGTCCCCAGGCCCCTCAGGGTCAATTTGCCGGGTTTGTGTCTCCAATACAAAATCTACCAAATGTAGACATACGCGAATCGCTCAAGAATATGTGCGACAAACTCGAGCAAATGTCGTTAAAGCTCAGTAAACTCGACACTATTGACAATAGGCTCAGTGATCTGGAAAGGAACATGCGATCAGTAAATACCGATGTTCAGGAAATGAAAACGAAAGTCCGCGATATGGACAATAGTATGACTTTTATGAATAGTCACTATGAAGAACAAAAATGTGAAATCAAAGTGATCAAAGAAAGTATGGCCAACTTTAATGAACAATCAAACCAGATCATGAATAACAACAGTGAGATCCTAGACACAGTCCGAACACTCAACGGGGAGCTAAAGGAACTAAAAGAGCGCCACATAGACCTCCAAACAAGATCGATGAGGGACAATCTCATTTTCGACGGAATTCAGGAGCAAACAGAGGAAGTAACGGAGGAAGTTCTGAAAACCTTCATTCAAAAGGAGATGAATATAAGTGATGATTTACCATTCCACAGGGTCCACCGTATGGGGAAAAGGATTCCAGGGAAGCATAGACCTATAGTTGCCAAGTTTGTCCTCTTCAAGGATCGAGAAAAAGTACGACGAGCGGCACCATCGACTTTAAGAAACAAACCTTACGGAGTGAATGAGCAGTTTCCGCGAGAGATCAACGAAAGAAGAAAGCAACTATACCCGCACTTTAAAACGGCCAAACAGCAAGGGAAAAGGGCATCAATGGTGGCGGATAAATTATTCGTCGATGGGAGACAAGTTCATGTACAATTTACGGAACCAAAGGCACCTGAAACAAGAAGACACGATCCGAACGCCGCGCAGCCTCGCGCCAGAGAGCAGAAATCCAGAAATGCGACAGCACAACGCTAG